The following DNA comes from Rosa rugosa chromosome 5, drRosRugo1.1, whole genome shotgun sequence.
tgtgatttttttttttttttttgactttgtcaaggggaacccaaaggtttcctaggcccaagataaaccccttcagcgcatgtgaaatgctccaactgtgcattgcagcacagtgcctgaccactttgacagcttcgaggttcgaacctaggttggggagcatacccaactaggcaagaaccactaggccacttgcagtggttgacACAGTGTGATGGCATGTACACATTTTGTTATTATGGCATATTAATGACCTTACTAGTCTCTTAAAGTTAAATTAGATAAACCAATAGAGGACAAGTATACTAGAGAAATCCCATCTGTTATGAAATATATTACACAGTTTTCTCTCTCCAAGATGGAGTCGGGATTCTCATTTGACAGCTTCTTTTCCAAGAATAGCAAGGATCTTAACTTACAAACACTTTTTTTAGAGCAATAAGTGATGAAAAATACCTTCACAAATTGCTGAACCTTTTCAGATGTTGCCAGTGGGGGGCGTTTCTTGATATGCTCCCTCAACTTTAATAATGAATATCTGCAAATGTATATAAGTATGGTTATCAGTTTCATTTAGATTGCAGTACATCCATAACTTATTCAGATATTGGTGAGAGATTGAGATTCACACAGAGATGGGCGGGCTTCGCGATGACTTATATAAGCAAACCCAACTTCTtcatcctgaaataagaagtTAGAAGAATGTAAACCCAACACAAAGGAAATTAGCGAAACAAAAAATAACGAGCAACTGTAGCCAAAAGTATCTGGGAACAACAGAGACCTCTAGAAGTACTTTTGCCTGTGACGGGGTTAAGCTCGTATCTGCTCCCATGAACTTGAGCATTTGTTCTTCAGTAACACCTCCCTGGAAAACATAAACCTGGTCAACAAGAGCTCATTTGATTTCCATTTTCCGGTCAATTTAGGTTCCCAGAGCCGAAAGCTTACCTTTGGAGGCATCCATTCAGCACCATGAAGCAGGGATGATTCAGCATAACAAGACCTAACCGCAGAAACAAACAATGTGCTACGAAAGAAACGAGTGTTTCCATCATAAGGTTCACCATAGTGAGTTAATGATTTCACATCAGCAATCGGAGTTTCACCTAATCAATCAATGAATCAATACACAAGTAAATCATCCACcagaaaaagataaaagaaaaagcaaACACTATCTGCTACAATCAAACTAGAGCTATTACCAAGTTCATCATCAAATGCAAGGCAGTAAGCTTTTAATTCACGGTCTGTTTCTCTGTTCATACGCTGACCTATTAACAATGCCGAAAGCAATGATTCACTTACTCCGGCGGACGTCCCATCCTCCGTCGTCGATTTCAACGGCAGAACGTCTTTCAAAACACCTTGCACTTCCTCATACCCGAGGTGGCCGCCGGCCAAGACCTCCCGGAGAGCACCGACCAATCTCATATCACTCGTCCCGTTCCCAACGAATTGCGGCCCGATCGAGCTTCCTATCCCCATCAACGACCCCTCCGGGTCGGCGATGAACACCACGTCCGGCGGCAGCTCCCGGACCAGAAGCGGCCAGTACCTGTCCATCGCTCGCGTCTCGCCTTCGCTCCATTGCGTCGCCTCCGGGAAACAATTGGCGCGAATCGTCATGGCGGCGAAGAACGCTCCGAGCTGCGCCTTGGAGACTGGCTCCTCATCCTTCAGCGCTCCGGTGGCGGATCTGAGAATGGTGTCAAGTACCTTCATCGCCTGGTCCTCGCCGAGAGGCTTGGTCTGGGTAGGGCCGGTGCAAACCCTAGTTTGAGCTTCCAGCACCGTCGGATTCGGCCTCGGCAACTTGAAGTCTCTATAAGAAGATGAAACCGTTGGATTTCTGGCATCCGGCAATGAAATTCCGGATTGGTTAACGGCCGTGACGGAGTCGAGAGCGGCTCTGACGGTCAGAGCTGGGTTTCTAACGGCGGAACGGTCGCCGTGATTGGCCGGGAGTTTGAGGAATGTTCGGGTGTGGGAGAGAGTGAGGTGTTGGGGTTTGgcggtggagatggaggtga
Coding sequences within:
- the LOC133708027 gene encoding uncharacterized protein LOC133708027; protein product: MKSLLYPHPLSLTSISTAKPQHLTLSHTRTFLKLPANHGDRSAVRNPALTVRAALDSVTAVNQSGISLPDARNPTVSSSYRDFKLPRPNPTVLEAQTRVCTGPTQTKPLGEDQAMKVLDTILRSATGALKDEEPVSKAQLGAFFAAMTIRANCFPEATQWSEGETRAMDRYWPLLVRELPPDVVFIADPEGSLMGIGSSIGPQFVGNGTSDMRLVGALREVLAGGHLGYEEVQGVLKDVLPLKSTTEDGTSAGVSESLLSALLIGQRMNRETDRELKAYCLAFDDELGETPIADVKSLTHYGEPYDGNTRFFRSTLFVSAVRSCYAESSLLHGAEWMPPKGGVTEEQMLKFMGADTSLTPSQAKVLLEDEEVGFAYISHREARPSLYSLLKLREHIKKRPPLATSEKVQQFVKARGKEAIVTGFYHEGYEDSLLMLMKRRGVHSGLVVKGEEGALSMTTRLRSVNSSKGIPVNYCSGFRSLSMASACEVDGVSRQSFNLEVNAVDYGFEPTDTPRTDRSVLKNIELGLTALHGQKGPAYDRIVLNAGMVDHLLGCDGAEDISVALDRAREAIDSGKALERLWNYIKVSKQVRHRPAMCV